Proteins co-encoded in one Chitinophagales bacterium genomic window:
- the aroA gene encoding 3-phosphoshikimate 1-carboxyvinyltransferase, with protein MCFVVSKKNKNVKGTIQLDGSKSISNRILIIRALCGENFEVENLSSSDDTEAMIKALVQAQGSSAIIDVGAAGTTMRFLTAYLSNKLGEWVLTGSDRMKQRPIGVLVNALRTLGADIEYMETEGYPPLKVKGKKMEGGTVEIQAGVSSQYLSALLMIAPVLQRGLRLQLIGDLVSKPYLMMTLNIMNYFEIKSEWMDEQTIFVGSQTYQAKPFYVESDWSAASYHYALAAFGEEVDLSLTGLLKDSLQGDSVLPEIMQTFGVQTVYGDKVVHLSKNGTAAKTFAYNFVECPDIAQTLAVVCAGLKVEGDFNGLVTLSIKETDRTAALQEELAKFGVSFKEKGEDLWCISFPNNLANNTSSVEDLIEVKTYHDHRMAMAFAPLAMVRPAFAVENPMVVTKSYPTFWEDLRELGFLF; from the coding sequence ATGTGTTTTGTAGTCAGCAAAAAGAATAAGAACGTAAAAGGAACGATACAACTCGATGGCTCTAAGAGTATTAGTAATCGAATTTTGATAATCAGGGCTTTGTGTGGCGAAAACTTTGAGGTAGAAAACCTATCTAGCTCTGATGATACCGAAGCAATGATAAAGGCATTGGTGCAGGCTCAAGGATCTTCTGCAATTATTGATGTTGGAGCTGCTGGCACAACCATGCGATTCCTTACAGCTTATTTGTCTAACAAATTAGGAGAGTGGGTATTGACAGGTTCTGACCGTATGAAACAACGACCAATTGGAGTTTTGGTCAATGCCTTACGCACTTTGGGAGCAGACATTGAGTACATGGAAACGGAAGGTTATCCGCCATTGAAGGTGAAAGGGAAAAAAATGGAAGGAGGAACGGTAGAAATACAAGCGGGAGTCAGTAGTCAATATTTGTCTGCTTTGTTGATGATTGCGCCAGTACTTCAAAGAGGATTGAGGCTGCAATTGATTGGAGATTTGGTATCAAAGCCCTATTTGATGATGACACTCAATATAATGAATTACTTTGAAATAAAAAGTGAATGGATGGATGAGCAAACTATTTTTGTCGGTTCACAAACCTATCAAGCCAAGCCTTTTTATGTAGAATCTGATTGGAGCGCAGCATCATATCATTATGCTTTGGCGGCTTTTGGGGAAGAAGTGGACTTGTCTTTGACGGGTTTGTTGAAGGACAGTTTGCAGGGAGATAGTGTTTTGCCTGAAATCATGCAAACCTTTGGAGTCCAAACAGTTTATGGGGATAAGGTAGTACATTTATCCAAAAATGGAACGGCTGCAAAAACCTTTGCTTACAATTTTGTGGAATGTCCAGACATTGCCCAAACACTGGCGGTCGTTTGTGCAGGATTGAAGGTGGAAGGAGATTTTAATGGTTTGGTGACTTTGAGTATCAAAGAAACAGATAGAACCGCAGCCTTACAGGAAGAATTGGCAAAATTTGGCGTTTCTTTCAAAGAAAAAGGGGAAGATTTGTGGTGTATTTCCTTTCCAAATAACCTTGCAAATAATACATCAAGTGTGGAGGATTTAATTGAAGTGAAAACCTATCACGATCATAGAATGGCTATGGCTTTTGCTCCTTTGGCAATGGTAAGACCAGCTTTTGCAGTAGAAAATCCAATGGTGGTCACTAAATCTTACCCTACTTTTTGGGAGGATTTGAGGGAATTAGGTTTTCTTTTTTGA
- a CDS encoding UDP-glucuronic acid decarboxylase family protein translates to MQKRVLITGAAGFLGSHLCDKFIAEGYEVIGMDNLLTGNLDNIKHLFPLKQFHFHHHDITKFVHISGKLDYIMHFASPASPVDYLKMPIQTMKVGSLGTHNLLGLAKDKKARILVASTSEVYGDPEVHPQVEEYWGNVNPIGPRGVYDEAKRFLEAMTMAYHTFHGVETRIVRIFNTYGPRMRLHDGRALPNFFYQAITGKDITVYGDGSQTRSFCYVSDLVDGIYRLLLSDYHLPVNIGNPEEITIKESAEEVISLTNTDSKVIYTPLPKDDPQQRKPDITKAKAILNWEPKVGRKEGFAKTYEYFKQVILEKEPESVS, encoded by the coding sequence ATGCAAAAACGAGTATTAATTACAGGAGCAGCAGGTTTTTTAGGCTCTCATCTGTGCGATAAATTCATTGCAGAAGGATATGAAGTCATTGGAATGGACAACCTTTTGACGGGTAATCTTGATAATATCAAGCATTTATTTCCATTGAAGCAGTTCCATTTTCACCACCATGATATCACCAAGTTTGTTCATATTTCGGGCAAATTGGACTATATCATGCACTTTGCTTCTCCTGCAAGCCCCGTCGACTACCTCAAAATGCCTATCCAAACCATGAAAGTGGGTTCATTGGGTACACACAATTTGTTGGGATTAGCGAAGGATAAAAAGGCAAGAATATTGGTAGCTTCAACGTCGGAAGTTTATGGCGACCCAGAAGTACATCCTCAAGTTGAAGAATATTGGGGAAATGTGAATCCGATTGGGCCAAGAGGTGTTTACGACGAAGCCAAACGTTTTTTGGAAGCAATGACCATGGCATACCACACTTTTCACGGTGTCGAAACCCGCATTGTACGCATCTTCAATACCTATGGCCCTCGCATGAGGCTGCACGACGGAAGGGCATTGCCTAATTTCTTCTACCAAGCCATCACAGGCAAAGACATCACCGTGTATGGAGATGGTTCTCAAACACGCTCTTTCTGCTATGTAAGCGATTTGGTAGATGGCATTTATCGTTTGTTGTTGAGTGATTATCACCTGCCTGTTAATATCGGTAATCCCGAAGAAATCACCATCAAAGAATCGGCCGAGGAAGTCATTTCTTTGACCAACACAGACAGCAAGGTAATTTATACACCCTTGCCAAAAGACGATCCGCAGCAACGTAAACCAGACATTACCAAAGCCAAGGCAATTCTCAATTGGGAACCTAAGGTGGGAAGAAAAGAAGGTTTTGCTAA
- a CDS encoding UDP-glucose/GDP-mannose dehydrogenase family protein, giving the protein MNIAVVGTGYVGLVSGTCFAETGNHVTCVDIDQAKVKKLQSGKVTIYEPGLEPIFERNVKQGRLHFTTNLEEAIQSAQIIFLALPTPPGEDGSADLSYILGVAEDLGHIITDYKVIVDKSTVPVGTAERVRKAIEANAKVEFDVVSNPEFLREGKAIDDFMRPDRVVIGTSSPRAQKLMQALYEPFVRQGNPIYFMDEASAEMTKYAANSYLATRITFMNEIANLCEKVGANVDMVRIGMGSDNRIGKRFLFPGIGFGGSCFPKDVSALARTADQNDYDFRILNSVLAVNDDQKLSLMPKIKNYFSNNLKGKHFAMWGLAFKPDTDDIREAPALYMIEALTNAGATVTAFDPEAMENVAKYVDSNPAIDTNSVQFADEQYAALKNADALIICTEWQVFRTPDFNKMNSTLKDKVVFDGRNLYGLEVMDQNGYFYCSIGRELVEANGATLGSQAPSK; this is encoded by the coding sequence ATGAATATTGCAGTTGTAGGCACAGGATATGTCGGTTTAGTAAGTGGTACTTGCTTTGCAGAAACGGGCAACCATGTTACCTGTGTAGATATAGACCAAGCCAAAGTAAAAAAACTTCAATCTGGTAAAGTGACCATTTATGAGCCTGGATTAGAGCCTATTTTCGAGCGTAATGTAAAACAAGGACGCTTGCATTTTACGACCAATTTAGAAGAAGCCATCCAATCTGCTCAGATCATATTTTTAGCGTTGCCAACCCCTCCTGGTGAGGATGGTTCTGCTGATTTATCCTATATTTTAGGTGTTGCAGAAGATTTGGGTCACATTATTACCGACTATAAGGTAATCGTTGATAAAAGCACTGTTCCTGTTGGGACTGCAGAAAGGGTTCGCAAGGCGATTGAAGCGAATGCTAAGGTGGAATTTGATGTTGTGTCCAATCCTGAGTTTTTGAGAGAAGGTAAGGCAATTGATGATTTTATGCGTCCTGATCGTGTGGTCATAGGTACTAGCTCACCACGTGCTCAAAAATTGATGCAAGCATTGTACGAACCTTTTGTAAGACAAGGCAATCCCATCTATTTTATGGATGAAGCTTCAGCCGAAATGACCAAATATGCTGCAAATTCCTATTTGGCTACTCGCATCACTTTTATGAATGAAATTGCCAACTTATGCGAAAAAGTGGGCGCAAATGTGGATATGGTGCGTATCGGTATGGGTAGTGACAACCGAATTGGAAAGCGATTTTTGTTTCCAGGCATTGGTTTTGGGGGTAGTTGTTTCCCTAAAGATGTATCTGCGCTAGCCCGTACTGCCGATCAAAACGACTATGATTTTAGAATTCTCAATTCGGTTTTGGCAGTTAATGACGACCAAAAATTGAGTCTGATGCCCAAAATCAAGAATTATTTTTCCAATAATTTGAAAGGCAAACATTTTGCCATGTGGGGATTGGCCTTCAAACCAGATACAGATGATATCAGAGAAGCCCCCGCACTCTACATGATTGAAGCCTTGACAAATGCTGGCGCAACGGTAACTGCTTTTGACCCTGAAGCAATGGAAAATGTGGCAAAATACGTTGATTCAAATCCTGCAATTGACACAAATAGTGTTCAATTTGCGGATGAGCAATATGCAGCTCTTAAAAATGCAGATGCCTTAATCATCTGTACCGAATGGCAGGTTTTCAGAACGCCTGACTTCAATAAGATGAACAGCACTCTAAAAGATAAAGTCGTTTTTGATGGAAGAAACTTATATGGTCTGGAAGTTATGGATCAAAATGGCTATTTTTATTGCAGCATAGGCCGAGAATTGGTTGAAGCGAATGGTGCAACTTTAGGTTCGCAAGCACCTAGTAAATAG
- a CDS encoding DegT/DnrJ/EryC1/StrS family aminotransferase yields the protein MVDLYGQYLDIKEEVQAGFEEVFQSCWFINGPAVKAFSSELADYLGLSHLTACGNGTDALQIALMALDLNPGDEVITTAFTFVATAEVIAVLGLKPVFVEIDARTFNIDVNKIEAAITPKTKCIIPVHLYGQSADMEPIMAIAKRYNLAVVEDNAQAIGADYTFSNGQVRKTGAMGHIGCTSFYPSKNLGAYGDAGAVFSNNPVLGEKIHVVANHGQREKYASDEIGVNSRLDSFQAVVLRAKLKKLDSYIAARQEAAHFYDQAFKNHSRIQTPYRATNSSHVFHQYTLIIDGDRDKLRDSLQERGIPSMIYYPIPLHLQKAYQQYGYKVGDLPITERLCQQVISLPMHTELDEEQLSYISETFLQCLV from the coding sequence ATGGTTGATCTCTATGGTCAATACTTAGACATCAAAGAAGAAGTGCAAGCAGGTTTTGAGGAAGTTTTCCAAAGTTGCTGGTTCATCAATGGCCCTGCGGTAAAGGCATTTAGCAGTGAGTTGGCAGATTATCTGGGGCTGAGTCATCTGACTGCTTGTGGCAACGGAACGGATGCACTCCAAATTGCGCTGATGGCATTGGATTTGAATCCAGGTGACGAAGTAATTACAACGGCCTTCACTTTTGTGGCAACGGCTGAGGTAATTGCTGTTTTGGGGCTGAAACCTGTTTTTGTAGAAATTGATGCCCGCACTTTTAACATAGATGTGAATAAAATTGAAGCGGCTATTACTCCAAAAACCAAGTGTATCATTCCTGTTCACCTCTACGGTCAGAGTGCAGATATGGAACCAATCATGGCGATTGCAAAACGCTATAATTTAGCAGTGGTAGAAGACAATGCACAGGCAATTGGTGCTGATTATACATTCAGCAATGGACAAGTTCGCAAAACGGGTGCGATGGGTCATATTGGCTGTACGTCTTTTTATCCTTCAAAGAACTTAGGAGCTTATGGAGATGCAGGAGCAGTTTTTAGCAATAATCCTGTGCTGGGCGAAAAAATCCACGTAGTAGCCAATCATGGACAACGTGAAAAATATGCTTCTGACGAAATTGGGGTGAATTCTCGATTGGATAGTTTTCAGGCAGTTGTTTTGCGGGCAAAATTGAAGAAGTTGGATTCTTACATTGCAGCCCGCCAAGAGGCAGCACATTTTTATGACCAAGCTTTTAAAAATCACTCACGCATACAAACACCTTATCGTGCCACAAATTCTTCTCATGTTTTCCATCAATACACATTAATCATTGATGGCGATAGAGATAAACTTAGAGATTCACTACAGGAACGAGGAATTCCTTCGATGATCTACTACCCGATTCCACTTCACCTTCAAAAAGCCTATCAACAATATGGTTACAAAGTGGGAGATTTACCGATTACTGAACGACTTTGCCAACAGGTCATTTCGCTACCTATGCATACTGAATTGGATGAAGAACAACTGAGCTACATAAGCGAGACTTTTCTACAATGTTTAGTCTAA